The genome window cacatcgctagagcAACCTCTTTTCGTCTTTTCGTCTCTCTTCCGTCATCATCCTTCTggacctttctgctgcctttgacacagtgaaccaccagatcctcatttcgacattccaggatctgggtgtctcaggctctgcgctctctttgctcacatcttacctgacagacagaacctaccgggtaacttgGAGAGGCTCtacctcagaaccttgcccactcaaaactgggattcctcagggatcagtcctgggtccccttctcttttctctggacaccaactctctcgggtctgtcattcactTGCACAGCTTttctacgcagatgacacccaactaattctctcctttccggagtctgaaactcaagtagcaggacgtatctcggcctgtctgactgacatttcttcttggatgtccacacaccatctgaaactcaaccttgacaagactgagctccttttccttccagggaagggctctcctacccaagacctgactataacttgattaattgacaactctgtggtagtccccacccagactgctagaaacctgggtgtgacactCGATGACCAAATCTCCTTCACtgccaacattgctgcaactacccgatcgtgtagatccatgctgcataacatcagaaggatacgtccccttctaacgcagaaggcggctcaggttcgggttcaggctctagtcatctcacgtctagactactgcaactccctcctgattggcctgcctgcatgtgccatccggcccctgcagctcattcagaacgcagcagcttgacttgtcttcaacctccccaagttctctcacactacaccgctccttcgctctcttcactggttaccaattgctgcccgcatccgcttcaagacactagtacttgcatacagggccacgacCTGATCAGCCCCAGcgtacatccaggacatggtcaaaccctataccccaacctgtccactccgctctgcatcagccaacctgcttgctgccccctcacagcgagggacaactaatcactcaacgaaatcccgactgtttgctgtcctggctcctaaatgatggaatgagctccctattgacatcaggatggccgaaagcctacgcatcttccgccgaaggctaaaaacacatctcttccgactacatctcggataaacataaaaaaaaaaaaaaaagaaaattgtatatatatttcttgaagctgcaTTTTCATATGGCtatttgtagttttgcttatttaaatctaatgtacttgcacttactacttgttgtctggagtttgcaccttcagggttgaaagcacttaattggaagtcgctttggataaaagcgtcagcttgacatgtaatgtaatgtaatgaaggGAACAACTTAAATAAGAATAATGAAGTATCATCGTTGATTGGTATCATTAACCATTTGCGCATTTTATCCTGTTTCTTGGTCAGTTCCTCTGAAGAGCGTGGAGGTGAAGCTGGAGGTGAGGGCCAATGTGGCTACAGTGGTCTCCACTCTGAACTATGAGAACAAGGAGGACAAACCACTGGAGGCTGTTTTTGTCTTCCCTCTGCCTGGAGATGCTGCTGTATGTCACTTCAGTGCTAagattggacagacagagaTTGTAGCTGAGGTGAAGGAGAAACAGAAGGTGAGCTGGACGGTAAAGACTTACTCACTACAATTAAGCCTAAAAACAGAACACAGTAAATGTTACTCACATGTGCCATCTGTTCTCCAGGCTCGTGAGGAGTATGATGACACTTTGAGCTCCGGTCAGCAGGTCTTCCTGTTGGAGGAGAGTGATCAGAGTCCAGATATATTCTCTCTGAGTGTGGGCAGTCTGCGTCCAGGAGAGAGCGCCTCCATCAGGCTGGAGTACGTCACTGAGCTGGCTGTGCAGGCTGATGAAGGGCTGAGGTTTTGTCTGCCTGCTGTGCTCAACCCTCGCTACCAACCTTGGGGTAGAAAACTCAGGCACACCATCATCAGGAATTTAAACTTCAGCTTAGTGCACACCACACCTGCCCATACAGACGGTAAACAGTCACATGCCCAACAGTAAACtggtgaaaataaaaatgctttgTTCATTACACTGGGACAACACAATGTCTCAAATCTGTACTGTACTCTGTACTGTAAATGGTCGTGCAACTTCCCCAAAAAATATTACTGAGATGTGAACATAGAACCATAGGTGTTCATCTTTTGTTTTATGTTATCAGTAAATAGAAACAGCCGTACAGCATTACAATTCCAATAAACTAACaatgaaaagaaagacagaactgaagaaaaaaaaaatataaaaatatattataattatatttagttatctaaaaagaaaaaagtgtatTGGTCACAATATTTTGCATTTCTGTTCCTTGTTCAAAATCACTAAAAGTCTTATATTTGATAGCCCTGCCAATATTATTGTAATTGCACTTTCCCTTCTCTGGTCTCCCTGGGTCATTCACAGTTACAACCAAAGGATTTGATTGCTTACTGCATATTTGATTACATCATTTCAAACCGATCTGACCTTGTTTACAGGAAGTAAAGATGTTTGTATCCAGGTGACCTCTGTTCCAGCCTCTCTGGTGCCCTacagtctgtctttctctgcccGAGTGTCCTCTCCTCGTCCAGTCTCTAAAGTAGAGTGCAACTGTCCCCTGGATGCTCTCCAGTACCTCAACACAGAGCAAACCCAGGCTACGGTATGTAGAGGGCTGATGTGTCTGCTGTGTGATTATTCCTCAATATTGAAAACATGATATAAATTACTGTTTTGTGAACTGCAGGTCAAGTTGGCTGCAGGACACAAGTTTGACAGGAATGTTGAACTGCTGATTTATTACAAAGATGCCCACCAGCCCACTGCTGTGGTGGAGGCAGGACAGGCCTCTGCCAAGCCTGGTGAGACTGTTTATTATATGCACCTTCCAACTGATACGTTACATATGTTGGAATAAATAATACAATGCCAGAtttgtggtcatttttctgtctctcctctgtgtTTTAGGCACTCTGATGGGTGATCCAGTGGTGATGCTGAGCCTGTACCCTGAGTTCCCCCAGGCTGTGATGTCTTCAGTTGCTTTATGTGGAGAGTTTGTGTTCTTACTGGGTCGATCTGGCAGTATGGATGCACGTATGAACAACAGCGAGAGTCATCAAACTCGTATTGGCAGTGCCAGGGTATTCATTTTATGTTAGTTCTGTCATTAAATCATTCACAGTGTCCCTCTGACACAGTGGCCTTCACTATCTTTTCTCTCTTCCCTTAAGGATACTCTGCTGCTCCTGTTGAAGAGCTTACCAATGGGCTGCTATTTCAACATCTACAGTTTTGGGTCCTGCCATGAACACATCTTCCCGTAAGTCTCTGGCTCATGACACACAAATGTGTTCCTGTTTTAGGTGTTAATgcttgtatatgtatgtgtgtggtggcAGTAAGAGTGTGGAGTACAGCCAGAAGACCCTGGAAGAGCCTCTGAAAAAAATTGAGGAGATGGACGCTGATCTGGGAGGAACAGAGATCCTGATGCCCCTCAAACACATTTACAGCCAGCCCTGCATTCCCAGTCAACCTAGACaagtaatacacacacacacacacacacacacacacacacacacacacacacacacacacacacacacacgcttcttTGTAATGATAGGTGACCTCTTCTCATCACCTGCTCCTCTCTCCGGAGGGGTGTAGTGGCAAAAAATTCTTTTAACATGATTCTCTAtatatttttctgatttatttcttttatgttTCTGCCACAGATGTAAAGGGAGTTTATTTCACTGACTGATCTCACATGTAGACTTTTAAATCTTCTCTTTATAATGAGCTGACGCCTGGGAGTCTACTGAAATATAGATGGACTCTGTGTGAACTGATAAGGGTACAAGGTCAACTGAAACATCTTCCTCTGTCTTACAGTAGCTTTCACCAGCCCACTGATGTACGGGGAATGTGACCCAAGAGGTGATAGTAAAGGCTAAGATAGGGACACTGAGGCACCAGAATGTCATTTTGTGATTTAGTTGTGCTGACTTATAGATATGCTGTCTAGGCAATGTTCAGACTTAGATCTTAAACTTAGACCATGTGCGGAGAATCACTCCCCTTAACCTTGTGTATATaagctctgtgtttgtgttcactTATTTCGAAGAGACCTTTCACGCCAGTGCTGCGTGCCTTTTGTGAACCGTGTGCTTCCTTGTAAACTTGcaagtttataataaaatacaaaaaacctaACTTGGCTTAGTCTACGactgttcttttatttttgtttcacaaTTCTATTTGCTTCCAAAACCTCTACACCTGCTGCAACAAAAACTTCCACCACAATTCTGGCGTTGTCGGCAGGATCCAGTTCTGGAATTCTGGGGGAGACTCTCCGTGATTAAACTGAGGACTTGCTATCCGTCATCAAGGCCGCCTCATACCTCGCCTAAAAAGCATTCAGAGAGAGAGGATCAGTACCACGGAGGGCTCCACCAAATCCATACTGATCTAAAAAGACGGAAGCCATTTCAAGCAGCAGGGTAAGATAAagatttaaatgaatgaattcaaAACAGAAATTCCAATTGACCTGTGAAATTTAATGAAACAAAACGCAGTCGTTTGAACATTGAACAAGACTGATAGCCTTGTTGGGTTCCTTGTGTTTAAGGGTTTGGGTGAATAATATTCGGCACATTCAACTGTATCTCTGAAAAAGTCTCCTCAACCAGTCGTGACGGTAGATTTTTGGTAAAATCTACAAACGTGACAGCAGTAACCTGTCCCGGATTTCAGTGTGGGTTTCTCCGCGTTAAACCCCTATTAGCAGTTAGTGAACTGTTAACGGATTTGTGCAGCTCTTTTTCCGAGATAGTAAAGGCTGCCTTGCAACAACGGTTGTTCGAAGGTTAAGAAGTTGACTTCCCTCACTCTGAAAGGATGGGCTCCAACCAGACGTCACCAGTCCCGAAAGGGCCTGTGGTGGAGGAGATGGTTCAGAAATATGGATTGGAATGTGTTGAATGTTTACCATATTGATCAAAAAGGTTTGGTTTTCCTGAAAACGGCTGTCTTAGTACAGGAAAGCTGAAGGTGTTAAAACAGGATttagaagaggaagaaaagaaactAATGGGAAAATCAACAATTAAGACAGGGGATTTGAAGTTCCaggggaaaaacaaaaaatgcctTAAAAAAGGATGAAGGAAGCAAACACTagggagagaaaacagatgCAGCAAGAGTTAACTCTGTTGAACATTCATGACACTGATAACATACAAAAGAATGCTGTTACTAATGCACGTTGTCTTCTGTATCCGAGTCTTAGTGTCGTGGATTTCTTACTCGAAAGCCTTCCACCGCCACCATTCCACCTgccgcagagagagagaggaaagaagaaCCAACAGTGTCCTCTCAGATGCAGAGCAAGTGCATGAGGGAGAAGAAAGACAGCAGGAATGCTGGGCAATTCTCTGCCTCAGCCCCTCCACAACAAGAACTAGAAAGAGGAGCTGCGGGGATTGAATACAGACCCAGTACAGAGACTGATATTAAAACTACGACTAATCACCTGCCTCCACGCAAAGACTCTGACGCACGCCTCACTGAGCTTCTCATTAGGTTTCACAATGAGCGGACAGCTGAAAAAGctgaaagacaaagacaaagacaaaatgcTGAAGCCCAGCTGAAACTGCTGAAAACCATGACAGCAACGGCTGGCAGAGGCATAGCTCCCAGAAGTCAGGCGAGGGGCAGGGGAAGAGAAAAAGGACGAAGCCGTGGCAACACTCCAGAAGTGGATAAAAACACTTGTTTCAACTGCAGAGGAAAAGGACACTGGGCAGAAAGGTGCCCTCATCCTAGGAGGGTGGGAAGGAAATGGCGCAGGTCGAAGTACTGAGAGGATGGAAACCACGTTCACAACGACAAAGAAGAGTAACGCAGACACACTCAAACATATGCACATACACATGCCTGCAATGAAGAAATGCTTCCTCGCACGCCACACTCACATTCCCCACATGATAGACAGGTTGTATTAAATGCTATACAAATATcttgaacaaaaacaaattagggAAATTCAATTTTTAGTGGACAGGGGGGCAACAAATTCTGTTTTGAAACAATCTCTGTTTTCGAGTCAAAAGCTTTCAGGTGTTTTTTTCTAAGAGCGCTAGTGATACTATAGTCCCTGAAAAATTTACGACTCCTATGGCATGTGTGCACACTGACCCTAATGACCCCGTACCAGAGCGGCAGGCTAAATGTTCATTCTTACTGTCTGCGGCGTGCTCTGTGAATTTATTAGGGAGAGATCTAATGTGTCTTTTTGGAGTAGGAATAGTACCAACAGCCACCGGACTCAAAGTTGTGTGTCTTGATAACATCTACACTTTGTCTGACGTATTTAtgtcagagcacacacacacatccttgtACATTTTGCAATGATGGATTTCTCTGTGTCAAACTGTAAATCTCTTGGCTGAAGCACGAGGCTTCGTGTCTTCAACAGCTGAGTTTATGAAACCATAGCATTTACATTGTACCTCTCTTGTTTCACCAGAACCAGCTGAAGACTACgctgaacagttttttttgaagaagaagaagaactaaATGAGCTTGAGTATACTTATGCATACTGACATGATGAAAAATGTGCAGTATTTGCAAACTTGACTGATAAACAACATGTGTTTTTCAGACTTCCTAACTCAAAAGCTCACATTCTTGTATCTTTGTCTCCACACAGATCAGGAGACAGACTCAGGATTTTTGTACTGGACTGTGACAGACTGACCAACTGGACTGACACTACGGATAAAAAGGTTTCCTTTTCTCCCTCTACAGGGTGTTATAGGAAACTGTTATTGCGACGCATGTTTGTGTGCGCGGCGTTCACCTCCTAAAGGAACCTGTGACTAACACGCAAACATTTTTGCAGAGCAAAATAGGCATGTTGCCCACGGATATTTTACTTTTGCTGTCTGAAAGCGCCGCGTCACCTCTGGACAGCAAACAAATATGACGTAGGTTTGATTAAAAATTGCCAACCTGTAGTCATCATTCCGCGTTCGGACTACAGGCCCCAAAACTTCAGTACCCACTAAAGCAGGAAGCAATTGACGGAATCAGACCTGTTTTTAACTCcgtattaatatataatattaataataaatatattattataaagaCAATCAGACATAAAGGCCGTCGAGTAGCGTTTTGTTCAGGACCTCAAAGAAGTAAATGCATCAGTCCACGCTTGTGCACCAAATGTGCCAAAAACCCATACACTATTCTGAAGGGGATTAAAGGGGATGCTaaatatttttctgttgatgatttgtctaacgtttttttttcctcagtgtTCCAGTGTTACATAACAAGTAAATTTGGGTTTGCATTTCTATTTGAATGATAAGCAGAAACACATTCCACTCTCTCTTTAGTtaggtgtgtgtttacatgcacccTGGAGAAAGTCTTCCTGTCCTTAGAGCggacagctggaggaggagtTTTCCCAgagaacgcacacacacaaacacacacacacacacacacacacacacacacacacacacacacacacacacacacacacacacacacacacacacacacacacacacaccgagataAGAGAAAGACAGGAATTGTACATGTGCAGTTTAGGCTCAGCAAACATTTTTAGAACACTAAGGTACACTTTTTGACATACATTATATAATGTGTTATATTTTCCATGTCAAGTAACAAATTGGATCAATAGACTGCAAATTAGAAGTGCTTAAGTTGGCTCTATAGGCCAAAGAACTTTAATTCATATTAGTTTATTCAGTAGATTGAGAACCAATACAAATTGATATGAGGTTTTAGATCTAAAAACAgttcttttaatattatacccTAGGGAGTTTTTCAGTAAAGCTGCACTATACACGTTATTTGTATTTCGAGCAACTAAATGACAAACtgtctaaactaaattattagtTGAAATTgaagaatacattttttatgttggtgaattttaaagaaataaagaaagaaaagaaatgtctATTGGACTTTTTCTTGATCTTATACAGGATTTTGCTGTATAACACAGGCCAGTGTTAATGGCTAAATTattaaacagattatttatatatgctgcTTATTGAGTCATGAGCTTTGTCATGCCTCAAATAGTAGGGATgtagtagcaataataaataagggGTTTAATAAATAGTAGGGATATAGAAacgataataaataaatagtagcaataataaataggGGGTTCAAATTAGGGggttcaaatttttttttgacacagGTATTCCCTCCACCACTCTGTACGAAAGTGTTAGATTAAGTTACTGCACGCAACTCTCTTCTGCTCTTTCTGTCATAAGAATCCAGGTTTCTGCAGGTCTGCCTAAACCAGCTGAAGGACTCCTACATGAGCTTCAGCCCGGAATTTCATGGTACTGAAAGATTTCAGAAGGAAGAACTGACAGTCCAAATGATGGCAAGGTCCATTCCAGATCTTCTTGgtcacacacactgcagtgaAAGTGGCTGAGAGAGCTACGTGGGTCCACGCATCGCACTGTAGGGAAGTCCCGGAtccaggagagagagaacaggttTTTCCACGGCCTGCGACAAGTGACGAACAGACCACTGTTTATTCACCTACGAGGAAGGAAGATTGAGACCAGCCTGACAGAACGGCGTTTTCTGTGCTATCTCAATACCAGCTGAGGCCCTCACTAAACATCAGGCAGAAAAAACCCTGATCAACAAAACTGGTATCGTACTGCTTTAAATCCCTTGCAAAAGACAGCAGTGACGATTACACACTTTGCTCTAACAATCATTCTCCAGTTGTGATCCTCACAACACAGCACATTCCATACTGCAGCAGGGCCGCTCTGACACACAAATGGAGCGGCCTAGAAGAAACTGGAGGCTGGAATGGCGACAACCACGACTTTGTGAGGTCTTCAGATTTATTAGTAGTATATTTTTCATTACTGTGTGTCTAATGATTGCATTTTTGGTGTTAGAAAGATATGAGAAACAACTTGTTCACCTAACTTCTTCTCCCGATGACACTGTTACACTGGTTAGCATGACTGCTTCTCTCAAtgccactgacacacacacacacacacattgatgaCACGAACACAGTAAAGAAGGGGGGTAAACATCGTGTGGCTCGATCACCGTATTCAATGTCTAGACGACAATGGCGTTCACGGTTCAATAGTTACAACAGACCAAACATTACTGTAGTGACTAACACCACATCTACTCTCATGCTTCAACCATGTGACTACtttatgtgtgtgggtgggaaGTCGCAATGGGGATTGGTAGAaatttatttatgttatgtaCCTTTTATCGCAGATCCACGGGTAGGACCTACATGTTACTCCTGGGACTGGGCTATTTGGCACACTAGTAAAACTAACTGGGGTCCCACAGTTCCTAGAGACCACACTAATCTGACCGATAGATTGTCAATAAAGAGAATTCATTTTTCCTCACCTGCCATGTTATTGACGCTAAGAGATGCCCAACCTACTGACCAAGGCTATTTTGTTGTGTGTGCATGGATTTCAGGGAGAGACCCTTGTGGTTCTTTTTACCTCGAAGTAATACCTCCTCCCAACGTCGCTCACCCACAACACCTAACTGAAACATTAGATGACATGTCCAGCAAATGGATTTCCTCCTCTAATGAAGATGATGGAGCATTCTCCACTAATGTCTGGCTAGGCACAATTAGAAAATTCACGCGTGACGTAGGTTACAACGATTCATTTTATGTATGTTCACTGTTTGCTCTATCACAAAAACAAGCTGCTCCAGTAAAACCCCAACCTTTGAACTTAACCAATGCTATCTGTGTACTGACTGCACTCACCAATGTTGAAACTGTGGGAGGTCAGTTTTATTCCGCCTCCGCCTGTATATAagctctgtgtttctgttcactTATTTCGAAGAGACCTTTCACACCAGTGCTTGTAAACTTGcaagtttataataaaatacaaaaacctaacttggcTTAGTCTACGAATGTTCTCTACACCTGCTGCAACGAAAACTTCCACCACAGGGGTACCACAGGGATCCATTCTTGGCCCTAACTTTTATTTCCCGCCTTCAACTTctgcaaaatgctgctg of Sander lucioperca isolate FBNREF2018 chromosome 5, SLUC_FBN_1.2, whole genome shotgun sequence contains these proteins:
- the LOC116046555 gene encoding von Willebrand factor A domain-containing protein 5A-like, whose translation is MNCCGLLTAQKEPVPLKSVEVKLEVRANVATVVSTLNYENKEDKPLEAVFVFPLPGDAAVCHFSAKIGQTEIVAEVKEKQKAREEYDDTLSSGQQVFLLEESDQSPDIFSLSVGSLRPGESASIRLEYVTELAVQADEGLRFCLPAVLNPRYQPWGSKDVCIQVTSVPASLVPYSLSFSARVSSPRPVSKVECNCPLDALQYLNTEQTQATVKLAAGHKFDRNVELLIYYKDAHQPTAVVEAGQASAKPGTLMGDPVVMLSLYPEFPQAVMSSVALCGEFVFLLGRSGSMDARMNNSESHQTRIGSARDTLLLLLKSLPMGCYFNIYSFGSCHEHIFPKSVEYSQKTLEEPLKKIEEMDADLGGTEILMPLKHIYSQPCIPSQPRQLIVFTDGEVGNTKEVINLVKKNSGSHRCFSFGIGEGASSALINGLAKEGGGHAQFKTGTDRMQPKVMQSPRFALHPAVVDISVKWDLQKGVSVTALSPPITALFQGQRSLVYAQLTGKNNSPQAGCSESDLLSGDGGERIAQRRGGWRSEEEGGGAQCPIRSEQCLHCLHCCQQRQR